In one Solanum dulcamara chromosome 1, daSolDulc1.2, whole genome shotgun sequence genomic region, the following are encoded:
- the LOC129887882 gene encoding E3 ubiquitin protein ligase DRIP1-like, which yields MESFGAGIKRRCIFDVLKEQQGGHREEEIELRLGLGAGTDDDMKMEQLASSSSVVLCSNTSIPHRSPPGLWFSLRPSANRKGEVLPHLPKAFIRVKNEKVTVFMVKTYLVTKLGLSNEAEVEISCMGQNLMHTLTLKHVRDAIWLPGLIQFLKSKTEFIKSSQGASVNYLMSLDYSRTCL from the exons ATGGAGTCATTTGGGGCAGGTATTAAAAGAAGATGTATTTTTGATGTATTAAAAGAGCAACAAGGTGGCCATCGTGAAGAGGAAATAGAGCTCAGGTTAGGGTTAGGAGCGGGTACTGATGATGATATGAAAATGGAGCAGCTGGCGTCTTCATCATCAGTTGTTTTGTGCAGTAATACCTCAATTCCACATCGTTCCCCACCAGGACTATGGTTCTCTTTACGCCCTTCAGCTAACCG GAAAGGGGAAGTTCTACCTCACCTTCCAAAAGCCTTTATAAGAGTGAA AAACGAGAAGGTGACAGTCTTCATGGTTAAAACCTACCTGGTTACAAAGCTTGGTCTCTCCAACGAAGCTGAG GTTGAGATTTCATGTATGGGGCAGAATTTGATGCATACTCTAACCCTGAAGCACGTACGTGATGCTATTTGGTTGCCAGGACTGATACAATTCTTGAAGTCAAAGACAGAATTCATAAAAAGTTCACAAGGAGCTAGTGTGAACTATCTCATGTCCTTAGACTATAGCCGGACGTGCCTATGA